In Anas platyrhynchos isolate ZD024472 breed Pekin duck chromosome 7, IASCAAS_PekinDuck_T2T, whole genome shotgun sequence, one genomic interval encodes:
- the MARCO gene encoding macrophage receptor MARCO isoform X2: MATESSEDSAGPRLGRHLPSGRGPCDGGSSVPRRGQRVAVATWVRRALPSSYRRLSPDGLEPRSQRKPSTCCARTALCIYLLLLTVGQGLLAYKVFKMEEMLKHQENNASYAEGVMGRSYANNLLLDGDVRHEEYWKRSIEREIIIIKNSNANLETRMSNISLVAGPPGRKGDPGPPGPPGLQGPPGTKGDQGIQGLQGLQGTKGSKGDPGPAGPSGIPGVRGEKGQMGIPGVHGQKGEMGKKGDPGPPGPVGPQGKQGDRGLPGLNGSMGEPGQPGQKGEAGPAGEQGPPGVAGPSGRPGQKGEKGDLGPKGDPGMAGSAGLKGEKGDIGSAGIRGEKGTKGDQGPYGSPGPIGQKGSKGDPGSSGLKGERGVKGEKGDRGIPGSPGAKGSKGEKGAGRFSNYVRIAGGGRRGRVEILHNQSWGTICDDGWTVQSASVVCRMMGYSSAIAAFTAAAGTGQIWLDDVNCRGNEDSIYDCSKSNWGTHNCSHNEDAGVECI, from the exons ATGGCCACCGAAAGCAGCGAGGACTCGGCAGGGCCACGACTGGGCAGGCACCTGCCATCGGGGAGGGGACCCTGTGATGGTGGCTCCTCCGTGCCTCGGAGGGGACAGCGGGTGGCGGTGGCAACGTGGGTgcgcagggctctgcccagctcCTACCGACGGCTCTCGCCCGACGGCCTGG AGCCTCGAAGCCAAAGAAAGCCATCCACATGCTGTGCTCGGACTGCCCTTTGCAtctacctgctgctgctgacggTCGGCCAGGGGCTGCTGGCGTACAAAG TGTTTAAGATGGAGGAGATGTTGAAACATCAAGAAAATAATGCATCCTATGCAGAAGGTGTGATGGGAAGGTCCTATGCCAACAACCTTCTTTTGGACGGGGACGTGAGACATGAAGAATACTGGAAAAGAAGCATAGAAAGGGAAATCATCATCATTAAAAACAGCAATGCAAACTTGGAGACAAGGATGAGCAACATCAGCCTGGTTGCAG GGCCTCCTGGACGCAAAGGAGATCCTGGTCCACCAGGTCCACCAG GGCTACAGGGACCACCGGGGACTAAGGGAGACCAAGGAATCCAAG GCTTACAGGGACTGCAGGGCACGAAGGGGAGTAAAGGAgatcctggccctgctggcccaAGTGGTATACCCGGagtaagaggagaaaaaggacaGATGGGGattccag GTGTCCACGGACAAAAAGGTGAAATGGGCAAGAAGGGAGATCCGGGGCCCCCTGGACCTGTGGGTCCTCAGGGAAAACAGGGAGACCGGGGACTGCCAGGTTTGAATG GTAGCATGGGGGAGCCTGGACAACCTGGGCAGAAAGGAGAGGCAG gcccagctggagaacaaggcccCCCAGGCGTTGCTGGCCCCAGCGGCAGACCTGGCcagaagggggagaagggggacCTCGGGCCCAAGGGCGATCCAG gaATGGCAGGCAGTGCAGGACTCAAAGGTGAAAAGGGAGACATCGGATCAGCAG GTATTCGAGGGGAAAAAGGAACAAAGGGAGACCAGGGCCCAtatg GCAGCCCAGGTCCAATTGGTCAAAAAGGAAGCAAGGGAGATCCTGGCAGTTCTGGTCTAAAAGGTGAACGAGgagtaaaaggagaaaaaggagaccGCGGAATTCCAG GTTCTCCAGGAGCAAAAGGCAGCAAAGGTGAAAAGGGAGCAG GTCGCTTCAGCAACTATGTACGAATCGCGGGTGGTGGCAGGAGGGGTCGCGTGGAAATCCTTCACAACCAGTCCTGGGGAACGATATGTGATGATGGCTGGACCGTGCAAAGCGCCTCTGTGGTCTGCAGGATGATGGGATACAGCTCTGCCATCGCCGCCTTCACTGCGGCAGCAG GCACTGGGCAAATATGGCTTGACGACGTGAATTGCAGAGGGAATGAAGACTCAATTTATGACTGTTCAAAATCCAACTGGGGCACACACAACTGCTCCCACAATGAGGACGCAGGAGTGGAGTGTATCTGA
- the MARCO gene encoding macrophage receptor MARCO isoform X1, with translation MKIKDGYGGEGNSSDMSTFSIADKIGFASAATTTFQISEPRSQRKPSTCCARTALCIYLLLLTVGQGLLAYKVFKMEEMLKHQENNASYAEGVMGRSYANNLLLDGDVRHEEYWKRSIEREIIIIKNSNANLETRMSNISLVAGPPGRKGDPGPPGPPGLQGPPGTKGDQGIQGLQGLQGTKGSKGDPGPAGPSGIPGVRGEKGQMGIPGVHGQKGEMGKKGDPGPPGPVGPQGKQGDRGLPGLNGSMGEPGQPGQKGEAGPAGEQGPPGVAGPSGRPGQKGEKGDLGPKGDPGMAGSAGLKGEKGDIGSAGIRGEKGTKGDQGPYGSPGPIGQKGSKGDPGSSGLKGERGVKGEKGDRGIPGSPGAKGSKGEKGAGRFSNYVRIAGGGRRGRVEILHNQSWGTICDDGWTVQSASVVCRMMGYSSAIAAFTAAAGTGQIWLDDVNCRGNEDSIYDCSKSNWGTHNCSHNEDAGVECI, from the exons ATGAAAATTAAAGACGGATACGGAGGAGAGGGAAATTCAAGTGATATGAGCACTTTCAGTATTGCAGACAAGATTGGGTTTGCTTCAGCTGCTACTACAACCTTTCAGATAAGTG AGCCTCGAAGCCAAAGAAAGCCATCCACATGCTGTGCTCGGACTGCCCTTTGCAtctacctgctgctgctgacggTCGGCCAGGGGCTGCTGGCGTACAAAG TGTTTAAGATGGAGGAGATGTTGAAACATCAAGAAAATAATGCATCCTATGCAGAAGGTGTGATGGGAAGGTCCTATGCCAACAACCTTCTTTTGGACGGGGACGTGAGACATGAAGAATACTGGAAAAGAAGCATAGAAAGGGAAATCATCATCATTAAAAACAGCAATGCAAACTTGGAGACAAGGATGAGCAACATCAGCCTGGTTGCAG GGCCTCCTGGACGCAAAGGAGATCCTGGTCCACCAGGTCCACCAG GGCTACAGGGACCACCGGGGACTAAGGGAGACCAAGGAATCCAAG GCTTACAGGGACTGCAGGGCACGAAGGGGAGTAAAGGAgatcctggccctgctggcccaAGTGGTATACCCGGagtaagaggagaaaaaggacaGATGGGGattccag GTGTCCACGGACAAAAAGGTGAAATGGGCAAGAAGGGAGATCCGGGGCCCCCTGGACCTGTGGGTCCTCAGGGAAAACAGGGAGACCGGGGACTGCCAGGTTTGAATG GTAGCATGGGGGAGCCTGGACAACCTGGGCAGAAAGGAGAGGCAG gcccagctggagaacaaggcccCCCAGGCGTTGCTGGCCCCAGCGGCAGACCTGGCcagaagggggagaagggggacCTCGGGCCCAAGGGCGATCCAG gaATGGCAGGCAGTGCAGGACTCAAAGGTGAAAAGGGAGACATCGGATCAGCAG GTATTCGAGGGGAAAAAGGAACAAAGGGAGACCAGGGCCCAtatg GCAGCCCAGGTCCAATTGGTCAAAAAGGAAGCAAGGGAGATCCTGGCAGTTCTGGTCTAAAAGGTGAACGAGgagtaaaaggagaaaaaggagaccGCGGAATTCCAG GTTCTCCAGGAGCAAAAGGCAGCAAAGGTGAAAAGGGAGCAG GTCGCTTCAGCAACTATGTACGAATCGCGGGTGGTGGCAGGAGGGGTCGCGTGGAAATCCTTCACAACCAGTCCTGGGGAACGATATGTGATGATGGCTGGACCGTGCAAAGCGCCTCTGTGGTCTGCAGGATGATGGGATACAGCTCTGCCATCGCCGCCTTCACTGCGGCAGCAG GCACTGGGCAAATATGGCTTGACGACGTGAATTGCAGAGGGAATGAAGACTCAATTTATGACTGTTCAAAATCCAACTGGGGCACACACAACTGCTCCCACAATGAGGACGCAGGAGTGGAGTGTATCTGA